A single genomic interval of Roseofilum casamattae BLCC-M143 harbors:
- a CDS encoding NAD(P)H-hydrate dehydratase, producing MICFWQILIITYFFFLDIIFRRCLLVAQLPEALVIGCPETEEGAIAKLPDSITLQSYQAIACGPGLTRSTLSIIEQLLDSPVPLVLDADGLNNLVTLGISHLHQRKSPTILTPHAGEFKRLFPQIKIMPDRIHAARQAASESGTVVILKGAKTAIADPDGTVWVNPESTPALARGGSGDVLAGLLGGILAQGSATVTAAASAATAAVWWHGQAGILAAEDRSVLGVDAFHLTQYLTRSVNIPLRSIRNDLTSVLDKNEEKVRYEVRNRVSLTNETSSVKSSKKPGF from the coding sequence ATGATTTGTTTTTGGCAAATCTTAATTATAACATACTTTTTCTTTCTGGATATTATTTTTAGGAGATGTCTATTAGTCGCGCAACTGCCGGAAGCTCTAGTTATTGGATGTCCGGAAACTGAAGAGGGCGCGATCGCAAAACTTCCCGATTCGATTACCCTACAATCTTATCAGGCGATCGCCTGCGGTCCGGGATTAACGCGATCGACCTTATCAATTATCGAACAATTACTCGATAGTCCCGTTCCTTTAGTTCTCGATGCCGACGGATTAAATAACTTAGTCACTTTGGGAATATCTCATCTGCACCAACGAAAATCTCCCACAATTCTTACTCCTCATGCTGGAGAATTCAAGAGATTATTTCCGCAGATTAAAATAATGCCCGATCGCATTCATGCCGCTCGCCAAGCTGCAAGTGAATCTGGAACAGTGGTTATCTTAAAAGGAGCGAAAACTGCGATCGCCGATCCTGACGGAACCGTATGGGTCAATCCGGAAAGTACTCCAGCCCTGGCTAGAGGCGGCAGCGGTGACGTTCTTGCCGGTTTATTAGGAGGGATACTAGCCCAAGGTTCCGCAACGGTTACAGCCGCAGCCAGCGCAGCTACAGCAGCCGTTTGGTGGCACGGTCAAGCTGGAATCTTAGCCGCTGAAGACCGCAGCGTTTTGGGAGTCGATGCATTTCATTTAACTCAGTATCTGACAAGGAGCGTAAACATTCCGCTGCGCTCCATTCGCAATGACTTAACGTCAGTTTTGGATAAGAACGAGGAGAAAGTCCGCTATGAGGTGAGAAACCGGGTTTCTCTCACCAATGAGACTTCTAGCGTGAAGTCGAGTAAGAAACCCGGTTTCTGA
- a CDS encoding helix-turn-helix domain-containing protein, with translation MSNIEEFLRQYPQETQRVLGINAEQLEKLTKIAKEKYQERKKQKTRLIKAGGGREAKLMLEEQIILTLFYLHNFPTFQILGIQFGVSESTAHKI, from the coding sequence ATGAGTAATATTGAAGAATTTCTGCGACAATATCCCCAGGAAACCCAAAGAGTATTAGGTATTAATGCCGAGCAACTGGAAAAATTAACCAAGATAGCTAAAGAGAAATATCAGGAAAGAAAGAAACAAAAAACTAGACTGATAAAAGCTGGAGGAGGTAGGGAAGCGAAACTGATGTTAGAAGAGCAGATTATCTTAACTCTTTTCTATCTCCATAATTTCCCAACGTTTCAAATTTTAGGAATCCAGTTTGGAGTGAGTGAGTCTACGGCTCATAAAATTT